The Calditrichota bacterium genome includes the window TTTGGGGTCAGCCCCACCCCCCTCCCGGGTGTTTGTTGTATGGGGTTTTTGGTGGGGCCGCCCGCCGGCCCCCCCCGACGGGGTGCGCGTTTGGAAAGGGCCCAATGGTTGCAGGGGCACGTTGCGACGTGCCCGCACCGTGCCACGGCCCCATGTGTGCCGACGCCGGGGGTTTGGCCATGTCAGGCAATCGCCAAATCCGTTGCCGTCGCAGCATTCGCCTGCCGGGGTATGATTACGCGCAGCCGGGGGCGTATTTCGTCACCATCTGCACCCACGATCGCGTGTGCCTATTCGGGCAGGTGGTGGGTGGCGAGATGCGGTTGAACGCGTTGGGGGAGATTGTGCGGGAGGAATGGTTTCGGTCTGCCCGGATCCGTCAGGAAATCCGATTGCCCCCGGATGGATTTGTGGTGATGCCCAACCACATCCACGGGGTTGTGTTGATTCCGGATGATGTAGGGGCGCACGGCCGTGCGCCCCTACGGGGTGCGTGTTTGGAAAGGGCCCAATGGTTGTAGGGGCACGTTGCAACGTGCCCCTACGCCGGTGGTGGAACAATTCGGCAGACCGACATCCGATTCGATTCCGACGATTGTGCGATTGTTCAAATCCGCGACGACGCGGCGCATCAACGCATGGCGCGGCACGCCGGGTGCGGCGGTATGGCAACGGAATTATTGGGAACATGTCATCCGGAATGACGCATCGTTGCGCCGGATTTGTGATTACATCCAGACCAATCCCCTGCGTTGGCACCTGGATCGCGAAAACCCGCACCGCGAGGGGACCGAGGACGAACGTGCGCTCTTGTTGTGACGTCGGCCAGGCATTGACAGACCCGGTGCGGGGTGCAGGGGGGTGATGGCGGAGGATTGGTGGCGGTCGCCACAGATACGCCCGTGGACCCGATGGGCCCCGGACGGATTCGTGGTTATGGTCAACCGTATCCACGGCGTTGTGTGCATTGCGGATGGTGTCGGGGCGCACCCCCGTGCGCCCCTACATCTACGCCCAACCACCACGGGATTGCGTAGATCGTGGATGGTGCCGGGGCGCACGACCGTACGCCCCGACACGCCGTGCGGCTAGCGAATCAGCACCAGCTTTCTGGTCGCCTCCTGTCCGTTGGCCCGAAGCCTGTACACATACACGCCGCTGGCCACACCCCGCCCCTCGGCGTCGGTGCCCTGCCAAACTACGTGGTGTGCACCAGGCCCCATGGGCTTGTCGACGAGTTTGGCAACGCACTGGCCGCGCAAATTGTAGATGGCCAATTGCACATGCCCTGGCTGGGCCAGCTCAAAGGCTATGACCGTGGATGGATTTGCCGGGTTCGGAAAATTCTGTGTCAGCCTGCATGTCTTGGGCTGGGCAGTACCTTTCACACGCTCCACAGGAGTCTGTCCCTCGAAGCGTATGATGTACAGACCGTCATTCCCGTCGGCTACATAGGCCAAGCTATCCCTGACGACGACACGACGGGCATCCTCGCCGGTGTCGTAATACCCGACCTCAACGGGATTGGTCGGATCGGTGACATCCAGCACGACGAGCCCATCTGACCGACAGGCGAGATAAGCTACATTGCCTTCTATCGCCACCCCCAATACGTTCCGACCCCTGCCAAACACCCCTACCTCGGCGGGATGCCGTGGGTCTGTCATCTCCAACACCCGCAGGCCTTGGGAGCATGCTGCATAGGCGTAGCTCCCTTCCACCGCCACGTCCCATGCCCTTCCCCCGGACTTGTACGACCCCACTTTTACCGGTGCGGTTGAATCAGACACATCGACTACCACCAGGCAGGAATCATAGGTTGCCACCAAGGCATAGCTCCCATAGAGGGCCACCGCCTGAGCATAGGCTGCGAGGTTCAGGGAGCCGATCTGCGCAGGTGCGGTCGGGATGGAGACGTCGGCGATGCGCAGTCCGGCCCAAGTATCGGCGACGTACGCCAGCGAACCCCGTATGGCTGCTTCCCAGGTGCAGCTCTGCGACGGGAAGGTGCCTTCGAGAACGGGGTTGGCGAGGTCGGTGACGTTGATGATGCGCAGCCCTCCGGTCTGGTCCGCAACGTATACGCAGTTATCATGGTAGGTGATGCCCGAAGCGGAATTGGGGCTGTACCAGATGCCCAGAAAACGAGGGTACGCAGGATTTGAAACATCGAGCGTCCGCATCCCATGCTGACCCATGGCGATGTAGGCCGTCTGGTGGTCCAGCGCCACGTCCCAGGTAAAGTCCCCGGAACCCATCGCTTTGACCAGGCTGGGATTCCGCGGATCTGAAAAGTCAACCACGCGGAGGCCATTCCAGCTTGTGGCCACATAGGCGTACTGACCGACACTCACCCTTCGCGCAAACCCTCCTGTCTCAAATCCTCCAGCTTGTTCAGGCGCGTGGGGGTCAGATACGTTCACGATTCGCAGCCCTTTGTAGCCACAGGCCAGGAGTGCCAAGGTGTCTTTGACCGCGACGCCATATACGGTGCTTACGGCGTTCCAAAAACCTACCTCGGCGGCATGGGCCGGATCAGAGATGTCGATGATGCGCAGTCCTTGAGAGACGTCGGCTACATAGGCAAGATTGCCCTGTACGGCCACATCTTGAGTCTCAGTGCCGGTGGCCACGGAGCATACTTCCCCCGGCGACAGCGGGTTTGACACGTCGAGAATGCGGAGGCCGCCGGCATAGTCGGCGACGAATACATGGCTGTTGCGCACAGTTACGCTTGTGGCGCTGCCTCCTGTGTCGAAGAAACCGACTTCAGACGGCATTTGGGGGTTGGAGACATCGATGACGCGCACACCATCTCCCTCTGCCGCAACGTAAGCGAATCCTCCTTGGACTACCACATCAACAGCCCGCCCTGGTGTGCGACAGCCTCCGATGTCCTTTGGTCCTCCGTCAGCGTTCATGTCGAGAATGCGCAAGCCGGCAAAGCCGACGGCCACGTAGGCGTACCGGCCCACCACGTCTATGCTTCTGGGTTGGCAAGGCATAGTTGTTTGTGACAATGTCAAAACGTCAGGGGATGTCGCAAAGTCGGCGACCTCCAGGATGCCCCCGCGCGAAAAGTAGACGGTGTCATTGTGCGCACACACCGACACGCAGGCACCCTCCGCGTGGCGGCCAACGAGGGTCATGTTAAGGCTGGTCTGCGGCTGCAGCAGCGAAGGGACAGCCAAGGCCAGAAAGCAGGCCACCAGGGCCGCCGTTTTCTTTCTCTCCGTTTTCATCATGTCCTCCTTTCTTAGTTTCTGGGACGAATAAAGATCGCTTTGCGGCTGTCACGCCATGTGCCGGATGCCATTCGGCAAACGTAAATACCGGAAGGCACGTCCATGCCTTGCGCGTCTCTCCCGTCCCAGAAAATCGTGTGTTCACCGGGAACAACCGCCTCGTTCAGCAGGACCCGGATGCGCTGTCCCACAAGGTTATAGATTTCCAGCCGCACCTGGGTTGTCTGTGCTGCCCTGAAGCTGATCGTTGTCCCAGAGCTTGTGGGGTTGGGGAAGACCTGCACGAGGCGAAAGTCCATGTCCCGCACCCCAGCTTCCTGCACGTCTGAGGTGGCGCTGACGTGGAAGACGTGGATCAGGCTCCTTTCGTCCTCGTCGGCCATCCGTTCCACAATATAGAGCAGTCGGCGCTCCCGGTCGAATGCCACGGCGCCTAAGGAACGGTTCTTGTAACGCGGGTAGTCGAAGCCTGGATCGAACAGATACTGGTCGATGTCCATCGAGTCATAGGGCTGTGGTTCCCAGGTCTGCATGGAGCCGGCAGCCACCAAAACCAAGTCGTTCGGATCAAAGAAGATGATTCTGGCGCGGATGCCTTCTGACCACCATCCCCGTTGGTCGTGGGGGAATGGTGGCGTCGGTGGGTAGGGGGGATCGTCTGGGTAGACCGTGCCATCCGAATACCCGTACCACGAACGGCCTATTGCTTTGGTGCCGACAAAGATGAGGGCGGAAGCATTTCCTGCAGTGAGCCAGGCACCTCCGGACCAATAGTCCGCAGGGCTGAAGCCCTTCATTGCCCGGTCCTCGGAGGTCACGATCTCGGGTATGCC containing:
- a CDS encoding T9SS type A sorting domain-containing protein, translated to MKTERKKTAALVACFLALAVPSLLQPQTSLNMTLVGRHAEGACVSVCAHNDTVYFSRGGILEVADFATSPDVLTLSQTTMPCQPRSIDVVGRYAYVAVGFAGLRILDMNADGGPKDIGGCRTPGRAVDVVVQGGFAYVAAEGDGVRVIDVSNPQMPSEVGFFDTGGSATSVTVRNSHVFVADYAGGLRILDVSNPLSPGEVCSVATGTETQDVAVQGNLAYVADVSQGLRIIDISDPAHAAEVGFWNAVSTVYGVAVKDTLALLACGYKGLRIVNVSDPHAPEQAGGFETGGFARRVSVGQYAYVATSWNGLRVVDFSDPRNPSLVKAMGSGDFTWDVALDHQTAYIAMGQHGMRTLDVSNPAYPRFLGIWYSPNSASGITYHDNCVYVADQTGGLRIINVTDLANPVLEGTFPSQSCTWEAAIRGSLAYVADTWAGLRIADVSIPTAPAQIGSLNLAAYAQAVALYGSYALVATYDSCLVVVDVSDSTAPVKVGSYKSGGRAWDVAVEGSYAYAACSQGLRVLEMTDPRHPAEVGVFGRGRNVLGVAIEGNVAYLACRSDGLVVLDVTDPTNPVEVGYYDTGEDARRVVVRDSLAYVADGNDGLYIIRFEGQTPVERVKGTAQPKTCRLTQNFPNPANPSTVIAFELAQPGHVQLAIYNLRGQCVAKLVDKPMGPGAHHVVWQGTDAEGRGVASGVYVYRLRANGQEATRKLVLIR
- a CDS encoding T9SS type A sorting domain-containing protein, producing the protein MKNGLLFGICATLFVVTQVDAQRLHPADLTYRGAFRLPSVSGASNWSYSGCGMTYYPQGDPSGPADGYPGSLFIIGHDQDQLVSEVSIPVPVISPTKRLSDLNTATTLQGFADITRGMFGSLEIAYSDIEYLPPQGAQTTGKLHFCWGQHFQFERAPSHGWCELNLANPQPAGPWFFGDFTNYVSNDYLFEIPAEWAAQHTPGQRLATGRFRDGHWSGMGPALFAYGPWNDGNPPAPNTTLTAITPLLLYGENVPGIPEIVTSEDRAMKGFSPADYWSGGAWLTAGNASALIFVGTKAIGRSWYGYSDGTVYPDDPPYPPTPPFPHDQRGWWSEGIRARIIFFDPNDLVLVAAGSMQTWEPQPYDSMDIDQYLFDPGFDYPRYKNRSLGAVAFDRERRLLYIVERMADEDERSLIHVFHVSATSDVQEAGVRDMDFRLVQVFPNPTSSGTTISFRAAQTTQVRLEIYNLVGQRIRVLLNEAVVPGEHTIFWDGRDAQGMDVPSGIYVCRMASGTWRDSRKAIFIRPRN